From a single Callithrix jacchus isolate 240 chromosome 5, calJac240_pri, whole genome shotgun sequence genomic region:
- the GH1 gene encoding somatotropin precursor has product MAAGSWTSLLLAFTLLCLPQLREAGAFPTIPLSRLLDNAMLRAHRLHQLAFDTYQEFEEAYIPKEQKYSFLQNPQTSLCFSESIPTPASKKETQQKSNLELLRMSLLLIQSWFEPVQFLRSVFANSLLYGVSDSDVYEYLKDLEEGIQTLMGRLEDGSPRTGEIFMQTYRKFDVNSQNNDALLKNYGLLYCFRKDMDKVETFLRIVQCRSVEGSCGF; this is encoded by the exons ATGGCTGCAG GCTCCTGGACATCCCTGCTCCTGGCTTTCACCCTGCTCTGCCTGCCCCAGCTTCGAGAGGCCGGTGCCTTCCCAACAATTCCCTTATCCAGGCTTTTGGACAATGCTATGCTCCGTGCCCATCGCCTGCACCAGCTGGCCTTTGACACCTACCAGGAGTTC GAAGAAGCCTATATCCCGAAGGAACAGAAGTATTCCTTCCTGCAGAACCCCCAGACCTCCCTCTGCTTCTCAGAGTCTATCCCGACACCCGCCAGCAAAAAGGAAACTCAGCAGAAATCC AACCTAGAGCTGCTCCGCATGTCCCTGCTGCTCATCCAGTCCTGGTTCGAGCCTGTGCAGTTCCTCAGAAGTGTCTTCGCCAACAGCCTATTGTATGGTGTCTCAGACAGCGACGTCTATGAGTACCTGAAGGACCTAGAGGAAGGCATCCAAACTCTGATGGGG AGGCTGGAAGATGGCAGCCCCCGGACTGGGGAGATCTTCATGCAGACCTACAGGAAGTTTGACGTCAACTCGCAGAACAATGATGCACTGCTCAAGAACTACGGGCTGCTCTACTGCTTCCGGAAGGACATGGACAAGGTCGAGACGTTCCTGCGCATTGTGCAGTGCCGCTCTGTGGAGGGCAGCTGTGGCTTCTAG
- the CD79B gene encoding B-cell antigen receptor complex-associated protein beta chain isoform X2 gives MAGLVLSPVPSLWLVVVLLLLSAAEPVPAARLDELNTNPKGSPCSQIWQHPRFIARKRGFTVKIQCYTDGTSSIVSWLRKQKMDEEPQQVNLEQGHMHQTQNGSVTTLTIQDIRFEDNGIYFCQQECKNPLEVYLGCGTELRVMGFSTLEQLKRRNTLKDSIIMIQTLLIILFIIVPIFLLLDKDDSKAGMEEDHTYEGLNIDQTATYEDIVTLRTGEVKWSVGEHPGQE, from the exons ATGGCTGGGCTGGTGTTGTctcctgtgcccagcctctggctggtggtggtgctgctgctgctctcaG cAGCTGAGCCGGTGCCAGCAGCCAGATTAGATGAACTGAACACGAATCCCAAAG GTAGTCCTTGCTCTCAGATCTGGCAGCACCCACGTTTCATAGCCAGGAAACGGGGCTTCACAGTGAAAATACAGTGCTATACGGACGGCACCTCCAGCATCGTGAGCTGGCTCCGGAAGCAGAAGATGGATGAGGAGCCCCAGCAGGTGAACCTGGAACAGGGCCACATGCATCAGACCCAGAACGGCTCTGTCACTACCCTCACCATCCAAGACATTCGGTTTGAGGACAACGGCATCTACTTCTGCCAGCAGGAGTGCAAAAACCCCTTGGAGGTTTACCTGGGCTGCGGCACGGAGCTGCGAGTCATGG GGTTCAGCACCTTGGAACAGCTGAAGCGGAGGAACACGCTGAAGGACAGCATCATTATGATCCAGACGCTGCTGATCATCCTCTTCATCATCGTGCCCATCTTCCTGCTGCTGGACAAG GATGACAGCAAGGCTGGCATGGAAGAAGATCACACCTATGAG GGCCTGAACATTGACCAGACGGCCACCTACGAGGACATAGTGACGCTGCGGACTGGGGAAGTGAAGTGGTCTGTGGGTGAGCACCCAGGCCAGGAGTGA
- the GH1 gene encoding somatotropin isoform X3 — protein MGESACGPCLFPGLLLLGSWTSLLLAFTLLCLPQLREAGAFPTIPLSRLLDNAMLRAHRLHQLAFDTYQEFEEAYIPKEQKYSFLQNPQTSLCFSESIPTPASKKETQQKSNLELLRMSLLLIQSWFEPVQFLRSVFANSLLYGVSDSDVYEYLKDLEEGIQTLMGRLEDGSPRTGEIFMQTYRKFDVNSQNNDALLKNYGLLYCFRKDMDKVETFLRIVQCRSVEGSCGF, from the exons ATGGGAGAAAGCGCTTGTGGTCCGTGTCTGTTCCCAGGACTTCTGCTTCTTG GCTCCTGGACATCCCTGCTCCTGGCTTTCACCCTGCTCTGCCTGCCCCAGCTTCGAGAGGCCGGTGCCTTCCCAACAATTCCCTTATCCAGGCTTTTGGACAATGCTATGCTCCGTGCCCATCGCCTGCACCAGCTGGCCTTTGACACCTACCAGGAGTTC GAAGAAGCCTATATCCCGAAGGAACAGAAGTATTCCTTCCTGCAGAACCCCCAGACCTCCCTCTGCTTCTCAGAGTCTATCCCGACACCCGCCAGCAAAAAGGAAACTCAGCAGAAATCC AACCTAGAGCTGCTCCGCATGTCCCTGCTGCTCATCCAGTCCTGGTTCGAGCCTGTGCAGTTCCTCAGAAGTGTCTTCGCCAACAGCCTATTGTATGGTGTCTCAGACAGCGACGTCTATGAGTACCTGAAGGACCTAGAGGAAGGCATCCAAACTCTGATGGGG AGGCTGGAAGATGGCAGCCCCCGGACTGGGGAGATCTTCATGCAGACCTACAGGAAGTTTGACGTCAACTCGCAGAACAATGATGCACTGCTCAAGAACTACGGGCTGCTCTACTGCTTCCGGAAGGACATGGACAAGGTCGAGACGTTCCTGCGCATTGTGCAGTGCCGCTCTGTGGAGGGCAGCTGTGGCTTCTAG
- the CD79B gene encoding B-cell antigen receptor complex-associated protein beta chain isoform X1 produces MPRGILSLAFTPTGSPCSQIWQHPRFIARKRGFTVKIQCYTDGTSSIVSWLRKQKMDEEPQQVNLEQGHMHQTQNGSVTTLTIQDIRFEDNGIYFCQQECKNPLEVYLGCGTELRVMGFSTLEQLKRRNTLKDSIIMIQTLLIILFIIVPIFLLLDKDDSKAGMEEDHTYEGLNIDQTATYEDIVTLRTGEVKWSVGEAETDPEPENGLGAKGLPAELGKSHGPNWAPEEPREHYSCPATASTRGGAPASSPFPHGINNVS; encoded by the exons ATGCCAAGAGGAATTCTGAGCCTGGCCTTCACGCCCACAGGTAGTCCTTGCTCTCAGATCTGGCAGCACCCACGTTTCATAGCCAGGAAACGGGGCTTCACAGTGAAAATACAGTGCTATACGGACGGCACCTCCAGCATCGTGAGCTGGCTCCGGAAGCAGAAGATGGATGAGGAGCCCCAGCAGGTGAACCTGGAACAGGGCCACATGCATCAGACCCAGAACGGCTCTGTCACTACCCTCACCATCCAAGACATTCGGTTTGAGGACAACGGCATCTACTTCTGCCAGCAGGAGTGCAAAAACCCCTTGGAGGTTTACCTGGGCTGCGGCACGGAGCTGCGAGTCATGG GGTTCAGCACCTTGGAACAGCTGAAGCGGAGGAACACGCTGAAGGACAGCATCATTATGATCCAGACGCTGCTGATCATCCTCTTCATCATCGTGCCCATCTTCCTGCTGCTGGACAAG GATGACAGCAAGGCTGGCATGGAAGAAGATCACACCTATGAG GGCCTGAACATTGACCAGACGGCCACCTACGAGGACATAGTGACGCTGCGGACTGGGGAAGTGAAGTGGTCTGTGG GGGAGGCAGAGACTGATCCAGAACCCGAAAATGGACTCGGAGCCAAGGGACTCCCAGCAGAGCTTGGGAAGAGCCATGGACCCAACTGGGCCCCAGAAGAGCCACGGGAACATTATTCCTGTCCCGCAACTGCTTCCACCCGAGGGGGCGCCCCAGCCTCAAGCCCCTTTCCCCACGGAATAAACAATGTGTCCTGA
- the GH1 gene encoding somatotropin isoform X2 encodes MAAGSWTSLLLAFTLLCLPQLREAGAFPTIPLSRLLDNAMLRAHRLHQLAFDTYQEFEEAYIPKEQKYSFLQNPQTSLCFSESIPTPASKKETQQKSNLELLRMSLLLIQSWFEPVQFLRSVFANSLLYGVSDSDVYEYLKDLEEGIQTLMGVRVTPGVPNHCCSLFSSQALTQENSAYSSFPPVNPPGLSLHPGGEGGKRMSERGREQCPSAWPLLLFLHFAEAGRWQPPDWGDLHADLQEV; translated from the exons ATGGCTGCAG GCTCCTGGACATCCCTGCTCCTGGCTTTCACCCTGCTCTGCCTGCCCCAGCTTCGAGAGGCCGGTGCCTTCCCAACAATTCCCTTATCCAGGCTTTTGGACAATGCTATGCTCCGTGCCCATCGCCTGCACCAGCTGGCCTTTGACACCTACCAGGAGTTC GAAGAAGCCTATATCCCGAAGGAACAGAAGTATTCCTTCCTGCAGAACCCCCAGACCTCCCTCTGCTTCTCAGAGTCTATCCCGACACCCGCCAGCAAAAAGGAAACTCAGCAGAAATCC AACCTAGAGCTGCTCCGCATGTCCCTGCTGCTCATCCAGTCCTGGTTCGAGCCTGTGCAGTTCCTCAGAAGTGTCTTCGCCAACAGCCTATTGTATGGTGTCTCAGACAGCGACGTCTATGAGTACCTGAAGGACCTAGAGGAAGGCATCCAAACTCTGATGGGGGTGAGGGTGACACCAGGGGTCCCCAATCACTGCTGCTCTCTTTTTAGCAGTCAGGCCCTGACCCAAGAGAACTCAGCTTATTCTTCATTTCCACCAGTGAATCCTCCAGGCCTTTCTCTACAccctggaggggagggaggaaaaagaatgagtgagagagggagggaacagTGTCCAAGCGCTTggcctctccttctcttccttcactTTGCAGAGGCTGGAAGATGGCAGCCCCCGGACTGGGGAGATCTTCATGCAGACCTACAGGAAGTTTGA
- the GH1 gene encoding somatotropin isoform X4, whose translation MGESACGPCLFPGLLLLGSWTSLLLAFTLLCLPQLREAGAFPTIPLSRLLDNAMLRAHRLHQLAFDTYQEFNPQTSLCFSESIPTPASKKETQQKSNLELLRMSLLLIQSWFEPVQFLRSVFANSLLYGVSDSDVYEYLKDLEEGIQTLMGRLEDGSPRTGEIFMQTYRKFDVNSQNNDALLKNYGLLYCFRKDMDKVETFLRIVQCRSVEGSCGF comes from the exons ATGGGAGAAAGCGCTTGTGGTCCGTGTCTGTTCCCAGGACTTCTGCTTCTTG GCTCCTGGACATCCCTGCTCCTGGCTTTCACCCTGCTCTGCCTGCCCCAGCTTCGAGAGGCCGGTGCCTTCCCAACAATTCCCTTATCCAGGCTTTTGGACAATGCTATGCTCCGTGCCCATCGCCTGCACCAGCTGGCCTTTGACACCTACCAGGAGTTC AACCCCCAGACCTCCCTCTGCTTCTCAGAGTCTATCCCGACACCCGCCAGCAAAAAGGAAACTCAGCAGAAATCC AACCTAGAGCTGCTCCGCATGTCCCTGCTGCTCATCCAGTCCTGGTTCGAGCCTGTGCAGTTCCTCAGAAGTGTCTTCGCCAACAGCCTATTGTATGGTGTCTCAGACAGCGACGTCTATGAGTACCTGAAGGACCTAGAGGAAGGCATCCAAACTCTGATGGGG AGGCTGGAAGATGGCAGCCCCCGGACTGGGGAGATCTTCATGCAGACCTACAGGAAGTTTGACGTCAACTCGCAGAACAATGATGCACTGCTCAAGAACTACGGGCTGCTCTACTGCTTCCGGAAGGACATGGACAAGGTCGAGACGTTCCTGCGCATTGTGCAGTGCCGCTCTGTGGAGGGCAGCTGTGGCTTCTAG
- the GH1 gene encoding somatotropin isoform X1, with amino-acid sequence MGESACGPCLFPGLLLLGSWTSLLLAFTLLCLPQLREAGAFPTIPLSRLLDNAMLRAHRLHQLAFDTYQEFEEAYIPKEQKYSFLQNPQTSLCFSESIPTPASKKETQQKSNLELLRMSLLLIQSWFEPVQFLRSVFANSLLYGVSDSDVYEYLKDLEEGIQTLMGVRVTPGVPNHCCSLFSSQALTQENSAYSSFPPVNPPGLSLHPGGEGGKRMSERGREQCPSAWPLLLFLHFAEAGRWQPPDWGDLHADLQEV; translated from the exons ATGGGAGAAAGCGCTTGTGGTCCGTGTCTGTTCCCAGGACTTCTGCTTCTTG GCTCCTGGACATCCCTGCTCCTGGCTTTCACCCTGCTCTGCCTGCCCCAGCTTCGAGAGGCCGGTGCCTTCCCAACAATTCCCTTATCCAGGCTTTTGGACAATGCTATGCTCCGTGCCCATCGCCTGCACCAGCTGGCCTTTGACACCTACCAGGAGTTC GAAGAAGCCTATATCCCGAAGGAACAGAAGTATTCCTTCCTGCAGAACCCCCAGACCTCCCTCTGCTTCTCAGAGTCTATCCCGACACCCGCCAGCAAAAAGGAAACTCAGCAGAAATCC AACCTAGAGCTGCTCCGCATGTCCCTGCTGCTCATCCAGTCCTGGTTCGAGCCTGTGCAGTTCCTCAGAAGTGTCTTCGCCAACAGCCTATTGTATGGTGTCTCAGACAGCGACGTCTATGAGTACCTGAAGGACCTAGAGGAAGGCATCCAAACTCTGATGGGGGTGAGGGTGACACCAGGGGTCCCCAATCACTGCTGCTCTCTTTTTAGCAGTCAGGCCCTGACCCAAGAGAACTCAGCTTATTCTTCATTTCCACCAGTGAATCCTCCAGGCCTTTCTCTACAccctggaggggagggaggaaaaagaatgagtgagagagggagggaacagTGTCCAAGCGCTTggcctctccttctcttccttcactTTGCAGAGGCTGGAAGATGGCAGCCCCCGGACTGGGGAGATCTTCATGCAGACCTACAGGAAGTTTGA
- the GH1 gene encoding somatotropin isoform X5 — protein MAAGSWTSLLLAFTLLCLPQLREAGAFPTIPLSRLLDNAMLRAHRLHQLAFDTYQEFNPQTSLCFSESIPTPASKKETQQKSNLELLRMSLLLIQSWFEPVQFLRSVFANSLLYGVSDSDVYEYLKDLEEGIQTLMGRLEDGSPRTGEIFMQTYRKFDVNSQNNDALLKNYGLLYCFRKDMDKVETFLRIVQCRSVEGSCGF, from the exons ATGGCTGCAG GCTCCTGGACATCCCTGCTCCTGGCTTTCACCCTGCTCTGCCTGCCCCAGCTTCGAGAGGCCGGTGCCTTCCCAACAATTCCCTTATCCAGGCTTTTGGACAATGCTATGCTCCGTGCCCATCGCCTGCACCAGCTGGCCTTTGACACCTACCAGGAGTTC AACCCCCAGACCTCCCTCTGCTTCTCAGAGTCTATCCCGACACCCGCCAGCAAAAAGGAAACTCAGCAGAAATCC AACCTAGAGCTGCTCCGCATGTCCCTGCTGCTCATCCAGTCCTGGTTCGAGCCTGTGCAGTTCCTCAGAAGTGTCTTCGCCAACAGCCTATTGTATGGTGTCTCAGACAGCGACGTCTATGAGTACCTGAAGGACCTAGAGGAAGGCATCCAAACTCTGATGGGG AGGCTGGAAGATGGCAGCCCCCGGACTGGGGAGATCTTCATGCAGACCTACAGGAAGTTTGACGTCAACTCGCAGAACAATGATGCACTGCTCAAGAACTACGGGCTGCTCTACTGCTTCCGGAAGGACATGGACAAGGTCGAGACGTTCCTGCGCATTGTGCAGTGCCGCTCTGTGGAGGGCAGCTGTGGCTTCTAG